In a genomic window of Thermosynechococcus sp. CL-1:
- a CDS encoding peroxiredoxin, translating to MFLRSLLVALLSLILFLSPSVPIWALGGELPPLNAPAPDFSLPSSVDGQPISLKDYRGKWVVLYFYPKDFTSGCTLEAQRFQRDIEQFHAHNAEVIGVSADSVDSHEDFCDSEGLTFPLLSDPDGRVSKAYGSWLGFVSLRHSFIIDPEGILRERFVKVNPAIHSQEVLARLEELQQQV from the coding sequence ATGTTCTTGCGCTCACTACTTGTTGCCCTTTTGAGTTTGATTCTGTTTCTGAGCCCATCAGTTCCCATTTGGGCTCTCGGGGGTGAATTGCCGCCCCTCAATGCCCCAGCACCCGACTTTTCTCTTCCCAGCAGTGTCGATGGCCAGCCCATTTCCCTGAAGGATTATCGCGGCAAGTGGGTGGTGCTGTACTTTTACCCCAAGGACTTTACCTCTGGCTGTACCCTCGAAGCCCAACGCTTTCAGCGGGATATTGAGCAATTTCATGCCCACAATGCTGAAGTCATTGGCGTCAGTGCCGACTCCGTGGACTCCCACGAAGATTTCTGTGACAGTGAAGGCTTGACCTTTCCCCTCCTCTCTGACCCCGATGGCCGCGTCAGCAAGGCCTATGGCTCTTGGTTGGGGTTTGTCTCGCTGCGCCACAGTTTCATCATCGATCCTGAGGGGATATTGCGCGAGCGGTTTGTCAAAGTGAATCCCGCGATCCACAGTCAGGAAGTACTGGCTCGCCTAGAGGAACTGCAACAGCAAGTTTAG